A single window of Candidatus Rhabdochlamydia oedothoracis DNA harbors:
- a CDS encoding LL-diaminopimelate aminotransferase, whose amino-acid sequence MVAINSCFQRLKRTYIFSLIEEKIATLHKKISPDPLINLSIGDIALPLVPTVAQAMSRAVLEMGTFSGLKGYSPSNGYLFLREAIANTHFAILQITPDEIFISDGINTDITNILDLFSLSSIVAIPDPTYPAYLDATILSGRTKIMTLPCLETNQFHPYPPSEACDLIYLCSPNNPTGVAMNRDLLATWVNYALKHKAVIFFDHAYEAFINSVDVPHSIFEIPGAKECAIEFCSFSKSAGFTGLRCSYTILPKALKARYEDQEISLHTLWHRRQAAKSNGVAYPIQKGALATLLPQAQSEIKAQINSYLAQAKALKQGLIQLGLDCHGGIDSPYIWVKTPKGKSSWEFFDELLIKCHLISIPGVGFGKYGEGFVRFSAFTTPDKVDLALKRINQL is encoded by the coding sequence ATGGTTGCGATTAATTCTTGTTTTCAGCGTCTAAAACGCACATACATTTTTTCATTAATTGAAGAAAAAATAGCCACGTTGCATAAAAAAATCTCCCCTGATCCATTGATTAATTTAAGTATAGGGGATATAGCGCTACCTTTAGTCCCTACTGTAGCCCAAGCAATGAGCCGGGCTGTACTAGAGATGGGAACCTTCTCAGGCCTAAAAGGATATAGCCCTAGCAATGGTTATCTATTTTTACGAGAAGCCATTGCAAATACGCACTTTGCTATCCTACAAATCACTCCCGATGAGATTTTTATTTCAGATGGCATCAATACCGACATCACGAATATCCTAGATTTGTTTTCTCTATCCTCTATTGTAGCAATCCCCGATCCTACCTATCCCGCCTATCTCGATGCGACAATTCTTTCAGGCCGAACCAAAATCATGACTCTACCCTGTTTAGAAACCAATCAATTTCATCCCTATCCCCCATCTGAAGCCTGTGATCTGATCTATTTATGCTCTCCTAATAATCCGACAGGCGTTGCTATGAATAGAGATCTTCTGGCTACCTGGGTGAATTATGCTTTAAAGCACAAAGCTGTTATCTTTTTTGATCATGCTTATGAAGCATTTATTAACTCAGTAGACGTTCCTCATTCTATTTTTGAAATTCCGGGTGCTAAAGAATGTGCGATTGAGTTTTGCAGCTTTTCTAAATCTGCTGGATTTACAGGTCTGCGTTGCTCCTATACAATCCTTCCTAAAGCTCTTAAAGCGCGCTATGAAGATCAAGAAATCTCTTTGCATACTTTATGGCATCGAAGACAGGCTGCCAAATCCAACGGGGTTGCCTATCCTATTCAAAAAGGAGCTTTAGCTACTTTGCTTCCACAAGCTCAGAGTGAAATAAAAGCGCAAATAAACAGTTACCTTGCTCAAGCCAAAGCGTTAAAACAGGGTTTGATCCAATTAGGACTTGACTGCCATGGAGGAATTGATAGCCCCTATATTTGGGTAAAAACCCCTAAAGGGAAAAGTTCATGGGAATTTTTCGATGAGCTTTTGATTAAATGCCATTTAATTAGCATTCCAGGTGTAGGCTTTGGAAAATACGGCGAAGGATTTGTTCGCTTTTCTGCCTTTACCACTCCTGACAAAGTAGATTTAGCTCTTAAACGAATCAACCAGTTATAG